The following coding sequences lie in one Arachis hypogaea cultivar Tifrunner chromosome 4, arahy.Tifrunner.gnm2.J5K5, whole genome shotgun sequence genomic window:
- the LOC140184241 gene encoding uncharacterized protein, whose product MSSSETVEQYFTRVTDLVNKMRVYGEDMPDSKVVEKILRTMPMKYDHVVTTILESHDMDTMTIAELQGTMESHISRILEKSEKSIEEALKSRLDNAYSNHMSGRKELFSSIDDSVKLLLKFGNSTKIPIEGKGHIPIRLKDGSLSYISDVFYAPELDYNLLSMGQLSEKGYKMIAYRGYCTVFDNNGRFIDKAKMTSNRMFPLKI is encoded by the exons ATGTCTAGCTCAGAAACCGTTGAGCAATATTTTACTCGTGTTACAGATCTTGTCAATAAGATGAGAGTCTATGGAGAAGATATGCCCGATAGCAAAGTGGTGGAGAAAATTCTTCGCACCATGCCGATGAAGTATGACCATGTGGTGACTACGATACTAGAGTCCCACGATATGGATACTATGACGATTGCAGAGTTGCAAGGAACCATGGAAAGCCACATCAGTAGAATACTGGAGAAGTCAGAAAAATCAATCGAGGAAGCCCTGAAAAGTCGA TTGGATAATGCTTACAGTAATCATATGTCTGGTAGAAAGGAGTTATTTTCTTCAATAGATGATTCAGTTAAACTATTATTGAAGTTTGGTAATAGTACAAAGATCCCTATTGAAGGAAAAGGGCACATACCAATTAGATTGAAAGATGGTTCTCTGAGTTATATTTCTGATGTTTTCTATGCTCCTGAACTTGATTACAATTTACTGAGTATGGGACAATTATCTGAGAAGGGATATAAGATGATAGCTTATCGTGGATATTGCACTGTATTTGACAACAATGGAAGGTTCATTGATAAAGCAAAGATGACTTCAAACAGAATGTTTCCGTTAAAAATTTAA